The genomic segment ATGCGGCCAGGTTTCCGCACCGGAAGCAACTGCAAAGATTGGGAATTGCGGTCAACTTCAACTACGACAAACTCACCGTCGCGTCCTTCGACGAAGACATGTTCGCCCACTTCAAACGAATACCCCTGAGCTGTTTGTGAGGGCGTGCCGCGGAGATGAACCTTCATGATGATGCACCCAGGTTCTGATTTAGATGATGGCTCAAAAACTGAGAGTTGCACAATCGTCCGACAGATTGATGTGGCGCCTAAAAGGTCTTTCGTGACGGTGGTTCGTACCACAATCTGAGTTGATGCACCTGACACCGGGGGCGACTTCCGCCGTAAGGGGCGAGCATGGAACAGCGAACAGGGTCAGGGGGGAATATTACGAAGCCTGCTCGGAGAGCTGCGCGTTGTCGATGGCTTGAGAAGTGTCACCGGTCTGGGATGCGGCCGATTCCACTGCGCTGAGCAGCGCCAGGGGAACTCCCGCCTGCACCTTGCGCACGGCGCCCTGCCGCAGCAGGTCGGCCAGGTGGCGGATCTTATCGACGCGAAGAATAAGGAAGACTTCTTCACGGCCGTCGATGCGGACGTGCTGACCTGCTCGAAGCGCGTTTTTGGGAACGGCGGAAGCTTGCGGACCCTTACGTCTGCCAACCGACAAAGCTAATGTATCTACACTGCCATCGAAAGTGTTAAACACGTAAAACCCCGGGGGAGAGAGTCATCAGTACAAAATTCGATGCTGAGGGTCAGACCCGGGGTTGTGCCGGGGCACCGCAGGGGCAGATCGGCCACGGCTGGCCAGATGTGTCACTGGAATGGGGTGCTCCCGGCGATTTGGGTCGTGTTTCGGCGGCGCGAGTCCATAGTTGAGTCAGCCGAAACGGTCTTTTAGCGAAGGATTGTCGATAGAGCTACCTCCGTGGGCTGGATGCCCGGTTCCTCGGTTGACCATGGGCGGAGTGCGCGATTCCATGACGCCCTCCGCAGAAATCCGCGAATTCTCCCGCGGATTAAACTCGTGCTCTTTTGCCCACGCTCAGGCGACGGAGCGGGATCGCACGGCCGGGGTGTCGGCGCCCTCCAGGTTCACACGGCCGGCGATTTCGGTGAGGACAGCGTCGGCGTTCTCCTCCTCGGCTTCAATGGATTCGAGAAGCGCCGCGTCTTCATCGTGGCCGAGGATTTCGGCCCAGCGGCGCAGGGTTCCATACACGGCAATTTCGTGGTGTTCCACCTGCTGGGCGGCACCGATGAGGGCGATGTCGCGGATGGTGGGATCAGTCGCATCCTTTATGGTGTCTGAGGCCTCGGTGGAGAGGCCGTTGATGACCTTGCAGGTTTCAGTGGCGGCTTCGCCGATGTGGTTGCGCAGAATGCTTTCCACGGTGGATACGTGCCCCTGCGTTTCGTCCAGGTGCAGGCGGAAGGCATTGGCGAGTTCAGGGTCACTGGCGCTCTCAATCAGCTCGGGCAGCGATTTGGCGATCTTCTGCTCCATGTCGAGCGCCTTTTTGAGATTGCTGATGTAGAGGCTGCGTAGATCTTCAATGTGGGCTGAGAATAGCTTCATCGTTCCATCTCCTCCGCAACGAATGAGGGTCGCGAGCTCGACGCCCGCTCGCCTTCATGCTGTGAGAAAGGCGGACGCGAAAGCAGGTTGCCCTGCGACTTGTTTGCGCGAAAGAAGAAGGCCCGGCGCGCGCGAAGGGAGTTGCGCATTGTCACCGGGCCGACGGTATGAAAGGGCTATTGAATGGAGCTGACGGTGATCGTGTTCTGCTTCAGTTCACCCTGCACGGTTACATGCTTTCCGGCGAGCTTACTCACGTCGTCGGCTTTGCCAGCGAGCGTGTAGACCTTTTTGTCGGTTATGAGCACGTAGGCGGATCCGGCCTTGATGCAGGCCTTGATGCAGTCCGCGTCGGATTTGCCGGGCATCATGTGCTTCTTCTCGCACATGGAATCGCTGATGGTTCCTTCAAACGTCTGAGTGGCGGCGCGCGCGATCGGCGAGATGACAGAGAAGCCTGCAGCAATCATCAGGGCAGCAGTAATGGTCTTCATGGAATTCTCCTGTGGGTTCGAATTGATTTCTTCGGTCGAAGGGAGGCACCGCCGGCCAGAGGGGTCCGGCGGTGCGGGAGCGACGATATTACTGGCCTTCAGTGGATGCCACTTGTGCCAGCCGCTCCTGATCGCGGGCGAGCCTGTCAGCGTCCTGAGCGCGCCGGGTGAGCGATTTGAACAGGAAGTCGCAGTGGTTCACGGTACCGAAGTGCGCCTTGTCATTGTTGGTGGCGCTATTGGCCATGAATTCAGCCAGCATTTTGGCGTGCACCTGGGCCTGGGCGCGATACTCCTGCGCCTTCAGTTCGTAGTAGTTGGCAATGCGCTCGTGATCGGCGGATGTCTTGGCGTTTGCAACCAGCGCGTTGAGCTGCTTTGCGGAGAGGTGCTCGGTGGCGAGCTGGCTTACAGGCGTTTGCGCGGATACGAAAAGGGCGGCAAACAGAACGGCGGAAACGATGAAAAGATTGCGGAACATGATGATTCTCCTTGCGAATCGGGGCTGAGAGTAGAGGCACGCCGGGGCGGGAGCCCAGGCAGAACTCGGCAGTCCGCAAGGAGGATTTAGATGCGAAACACCTGGAAGAGGACACCGCGATCCACGGGCGCGCGGTCGCCAAACGCAGGATGAAGCGAAACGCTGCCAGCACGTGTCGACACCGGCGGCGTGAAGGCGGGAAGAGAGACAAAGACCGGAATTCCGTCTTCCAGGGTGTGCTGCCCGGCGATCAATGCTTCTCGCGTGATGACGACCGTCGACGGCAACGGCTGCCCGCATCCGGAGTTGGCGGGCAGCGCCTCCATCATGCTGCTGCAGCTCATGCCTGAGTGCATCGAGGCGCCGTGGATCATGCCCGGCATATCCGGCATGTCGCCGCAGCACGCGGCGGGGCAAGTACTGCCTGAACATGCCCCCAGGCTGCAAGACAGATACCCAAGGGCCGGCTGCGCCACCATGAGGACTGCGGCGAAAAGCACGACGAACTGGGCAAGCCGTTTCATGAAACTGAAGCAAGTATGGTCGTCACCGTGGATTCAGCATGTGATCCCTATCACCATACTTGCCCAGTGCCACTGACTATTTCTGCGGTTTGACTTCCGTAACGGGAGTTGCGCCCTGTCCATGGGGCTCGAGGCGGAAGGTATCACCCTTCTTGTCGTAGGTAACCTTGGCGGCCGCGACCAGCTTGCCCGTTCCCTCGCCCTTGGAGTCGACTGTGACCTGGAGGAACGCCAGCGGATATCCCGTGGACACGCCCCGCTGCTTCATCTCGAAGCCCGACATGCGGCGCGCGGAGATCATGGTGATAACGGTCTTGTCGCCGTTCTGCCACTTCTCGGCCACTGCGATCTGGTTGCCAGTGTTGCCCACCGTGCTGATGCGGCCGGCGTCCAGTTTCAGCAACTCCTCAACCAGGGCATCCTGACCCTTGTCCTTGAGAATGCTGCCGAGACGCTTGATATCGTCCTGTGAGGCCCAGGTGGTGATGGTGAAGTTCAACTGCACCTGCTGAGCGCCGGTGCTGCCAGCGGTTTGGGCAATCGCGGTGTACGACTCGTTCTGCGCTTTAGCGTCGCGGCCGGCGAGGGATAGCGCCAGGCATAGAACTGCGGAGAATGTCAGCATCTTCTTGGACATACGAACCCCTCCAGGATCTTTGGCTGGCGCAACGGTAAATCGGTTTGTGTGTGTCCGGAACGCGTATTTTTGCCAGTCTGTAAAGCGGCGTCCGAGGAGCGTCGAGCAACGCTGGATCAAAGCATCCGACAGGTTACGGAGAGTTAGGCGAGTTGTTTGTTTTTTTGCACTTTTCCCGGTGCAATCGTTATTTCCTTCCACACCCCGGTTCTGTCATACTTGATTGTGCCCACCAGGTATTCCCAAGCCCAACATTTAAGTGAAGAGGTTGCATCGATGTCGGCAAAGTATGTCTTTGTGACGGGTGGAGTTGTGTCCAGTTTAGGCAAGGGTCTTGCGGCCGCTTCGATCGGCTGCCTGCTCGAGAGCCGCGGCCTCCGCGTGAACATGATGAAGTTCGATCCGTACCTCAACGTCGATCCGGGGACCATGTCGCCATTCCAGCACGGCGAGGTTTTTGTGACCGACGATGGCGCGGAGACGGACCTCGACTTGGGACATTACGAGCGCTTCACGCACGCGCCTCTCTCGCGTGACAACAACCTGACCACGGGGCGCATTTACGAGCAGATCATTCTGAAGGAGCGGCGCGGGGATTATCTCGGCAAGACCGTGCAGGTCATTCCGCACGTGACGAACGAAATCAAGAACGCGATGCGCAAGGTCTCGGCGAACGGGGCGGACGTGACGATCGTGGAAATCGGCGGCACGGTGGGCGATATCGAATCGCTGCCGTTCCTGGAAGCCATTCGCCAAATGCGGCAGGAACTCGGCCGTGAGAATACGGTTTTCGTGCATCTGACGCTGGTTCCGTGGATCGCAGCCGCGCAGGAGCTGAAGACCAAGCCGACGCAGCACTCGGTGAAGGAACTGCTGAGCATCGGGATTCAGGCGGATGTGCTGCTCTGCCGCAGCGATCGTAACCTGGGGCGCGAGATGAGACAAAAGATCGCCGCGTTCTGCAACGTCGAAGAGAAGGCTGTGATCGGTGCGACGACGGTGCCTTCGATTTATGAAGTTCCGCTGAACTTTGCGGCGGAAGGGCTCGATAGCCTGATCCTCAAGTATCTGCACAAGTGTGCCCCTGAAGCTGACCTGAGCCGGTGGAAGGATCTTGCGCACCGCGTGCATCACCCCAAGGACGATGTGAACATCGCCATCGTGGGCAAGTACGTGGAGTACGAGGACAGCTATAAGTCTCTGAAGGAAGCCCTGACCCATGGGGCGATGTCGCAGAACCTGAAACTGAATATCACCTGGATCGAGGCCGAAGGGTTGGAATCGAAGACGCCGGAGGATCGCAGCTTCGAAGAGCAGCTCGCCGGCTACGACGGTATTCTTGTTCCGGGCGGGTTTGGCAAGCGCGGCATCGAGGGGATGCTCAATGCCATTCGCTATGCACGTGAGAAGCAGGTGCCCTATTTCGGGATTTGCCTGGGCATGCAGACGGCGTGCATTGAATTCGCGCGCAACGTGTGCGGCTTGAAGGATGCCAACTCGAGCGAGTTCGACCCCGCCACCCAGCATCGCGTTATTTACAAGCTGCGCGAGCTGCTGGGCGTGGAAGAGATGGGCGGAACAATGCGGCTGGGCGCCTGGACCTGCATCATGCAGGAAGGTTCGCTGGCTTCAACCGCTTACGGCGGCGCTACTGAAATCAGCGAGCGCCACCGCCATCGCTATGAGTTCAACCGCGAGTATGAGGCGCTGCTGACGGGAGCAGGACTGCGGATCAGCGGGTCGACGCCGGACCAGACTTACGTCGAAATCGTCGAAATTCCGGGGCATCCATACTTCCTGGGCTGCCAGTTCCACCCCGAGTTCAAGTCGAAGCCGCTGGAGCCGCATCCGCTGTTCCGGGAGTTCATTGTGGCCAGCTACAAGAACCGCGGCGCGCGGCAGGAGCAGGGCACACTGGCGATCGAGACGATTCAGTAGCGGCCTGTGTGGGACGGCCGCAGCTAATTCAGCAGGATCGCACCTTTGGCTTTTCCGGCGAGGGCCTTGTCGAATGTGACCAGGGTTAGACCGGCGGTTTCTGCAAAGGCTGCCAGGTATGCATCCTGCCAAACCTTTGGCGAGCGCTGTTCCGTCACTGTCCGCGAGTAGAAGTTGCGCTCCAGCCCTGGCGGTTCATTCCAGCATGAGGCTCGTCCGCCTTCAATCCACTTTGTGTAGAGTTGCCAGCACTCCCGCTGCGTAAGCACTTCGGCCTTCATCAAAGTCTCCGTCGACAGCAGACGAAGAAATCCGATCTGTGTCTGGCGGCAGAAGATCAACATGCTTCTCTCGTCGAGTGCGCCAAACCATGAATGCGCCGCCCGATGATGAAGGTGAATCTCATGGTTGAGCGCCACCCAGACGTTTACATCAGGTAAAAGCTGTAAGCTCATCGATTTGCTCGTTTGTCAGGTCAAGTGTGCCGGGATTCCTGGAGCGAATCACCGGAATTTCGAACTTTTCTGCCGGTTCACCTCCAACAATCTCGAGCTCGCGTTTGATCGCTCGTAAGGCTATCTCGCGGAAGGTTTTTCCCTCGCGCGCCGCCTTCACTT from the Occallatibacter riparius genome contains:
- a CDS encoding CTP synthase, whose product is MSAKYVFVTGGVVSSLGKGLAAASIGCLLESRGLRVNMMKFDPYLNVDPGTMSPFQHGEVFVTDDGAETDLDLGHYERFTHAPLSRDNNLTTGRIYEQIILKERRGDYLGKTVQVIPHVTNEIKNAMRKVSANGADVTIVEIGGTVGDIESLPFLEAIRQMRQELGRENTVFVHLTLVPWIAAAQELKTKPTQHSVKELLSIGIQADVLLCRSDRNLGREMRQKIAAFCNVEEKAVIGATTVPSIYEVPLNFAAEGLDSLILKYLHKCAPEADLSRWKDLAHRVHHPKDDVNIAIVGKYVEYEDSYKSLKEALTHGAMSQNLKLNITWIEAEGLESKTPEDRSFEEQLAGYDGILVPGGFGKRGIEGMLNAIRYAREKQVPYFGICLGMQTACIEFARNVCGLKDANSSEFDPATQHRVIYKLRELLGVEEMGGTMRLGAWTCIMQEGSLASTAYGGATEISERHRHRYEFNREYEALLTGAGLRISGSTPDQTYVEIVEIPGHPYFLGCQFHPEFKSKPLEPHPLFREFIVASYKNRGARQEQGTLAIETIQ
- a CDS encoding TA system VapC family ribonuclease toxin — translated: MSLQLLPDVNVWVALNHEIHLHHRAAHSWFGALDERSMLIFCRQTQIGFLRLLSTETLMKAEVLTQRECWQLYTKWIEGGRASCWNEPPGLERNFYSRTVTEQRSPKVWQDAYLAAFAETAGLTLVTFDKALAGKAKGAILLN
- a CDS encoding YciE/YciF ferroxidase family protein translates to MKLFSAHIEDLRSLYISNLKKALDMEQKIAKSLPELIESASDPELANAFRLHLDETQGHVSTVESILRNHIGEAATETCKVINGLSTEASDTIKDATDPTIRDIALIGAAQQVEHHEIAVYGTLRRWAEILGHDEDAALLESIEAEEENADAVLTEIAGRVNLEGADTPAVRSRSVA